The stretch of DNA TTTGAATTATTATTCATTTAAACAGAAGAAACtcttgttattgttattgttattattattattatagtgggaaaagtttgattcagggataatcaatcatccgCCGACCTTGTATTAAGTGTGTTTTGTGTTATCTTTCCCCAACATGACGTAATACTTAATCACTCACACTTAAAATCCAATAATAACCATACTAACAATCCAATCCACAGTAACAAATAGACTTTACATTAGCTAGTAGAATAAGGCAATTGTGACAGCACCCAATAATGCAGCGTTGTGCAGTGACACATGCAAAACAGATTCGTGTACAAAACCAAAATTTGCAATTAACCTAGTAGTATATGGACAGCGAATTAAAATGCGAAATATAATACAATGCATCATATGACAACAACTTGAAAATAACATAAACCAGAATGCACAaattcttctcttctcttcctttTATTCCCCACTTGACAAAACTTTACTACTTTTTTTGCAACAAAATGTGTATTTTCTCATAAATCTTCATCTCCTACAGCATCTGGTTCTGGTTATTGATTCTCCCCTGATTTGGTAAACTCAAATCTAACATCACCTTTAACTTCATCTGACCTCaaattaatactccctccgatctttttataagagaaaattgactttttaaattcatccaacaattgatgtatctagtttaTACTATAGACTATACATTGATTATTCGATGAATTtaatcaatgtatctaaaaagtgatttgtctcttataaaaataatcggAGAAAGTAATTAAAATTACTTGTGCCCGCAAACCAGGATCCACACTAGCAATAATTTCAAACTCAAAactctatttctttttttttttacattgaaAGTAATGAACAGAGAAAACAGAGCAATACTCCATAGTTTTTTAAAAAGCTCAagcagataaaaaaaaaaagctcaagCACTATTACAAATCACTTTTTGCTATATACACCCTACTACAGATCAAGTACCAtatttttcatcatcatcatcaactgTTGTCTATTTGGTATATATATCTTTGTATTCTCCAAAAAACATAACTATTGCATCAGTGGCAATAATTATTACAGAAGCGATAAAGAAACCTAGGGCTTCCATCTAACTTCCCTTTGTAACAACTACCTTTCACTCCATTCCGAATCCCAATCGGATAACCAACCGAAACCGGCGAGCAATTCAGGCGGTTAATTCGATTCATAGCCGCATACGGCAGTGATTCTGCAGATGTATGAAGCGAACCAGACGGAGAGTGAGCTGCACTAGATGAAGAAGACGGAGGAGGAGATAGTTTCTTGAGAGATTTGAGCGGTGAAAGAATGGCTCTGATCTTCAATGGATGAGTTAATGATGAAGAAGCTCGATCATATTCTTCAATTATGTTTGCTAGATCCACATCATTGGTGATTGAAATCAATGTCTCCAAATCTCCATTTGGTAATGGACATTTTAATGTTACCGATGTTGAACCACACAATTCCATAAGCTTCACCATTAatcctgtaaaaaaaaaacaacacgaGTTAATGTTATTGAAAGTAATTTGTATctggtttatattatagatcagaCTAATTTAATAAATCTAGACAATTGTTAAAAGAAGCTCCACATCAGTCGTGAGAATTGTTTCTAGTTTATAAACTCATATTCAGACACTTTCAAACAGATgcgagacttcttaacaaaatGAGTATTTTCCTATAAAAGAGAATCAAATGGAAAGTTTAACGGGATGAGAAATGAACCTGAGAAAGAAATGTGGGGAGGGATTGCGAGGACTCTAGTGTGGCCGCCGGAGTAGCGAAGCTTGCCGTCGGTGAGGCGGGGGAGGATTTTGCCACCGTAGCTAAAGAGAAATTTGATGGTATTTTTGGGATTTGATTCCATGGCTAGGTGTCGAGGTTTGGTTGATTAGTTAGGTAGCAGTTACGTGGAAGAGACAGAAGAGTGAAGAGTTTGGAGTGTTGCTGCTTGAAAACTCTTGTTCTTGGGTTTGGTGGGTATTTATAGGAGAAATCTTTCCTCACGT from Trifolium pratense cultivar HEN17-A07 linkage group LG5, ARS_RC_1.1, whole genome shotgun sequence encodes:
- the LOC123884617 gene encoding uncharacterized protein LOC123884617; its protein translation is MESNPKNTIKFLFSYGGKILPRLTDGKLRYSGGHTRVLAIPPHISFSGLMVKLMELCGSTSVTLKCPLPNGDLETLISITNDVDLANIIEEYDRASSSLTHPLKIRAILSPLKSLKKLSPPPSSSSSAAHSPSGSLHTSAESLPYAAMNRINRLNCSPVSVGYPIGIRNGVKGSCYKGKLDGSPRFLYRFCNNYCH